A window of the Deinococcus gobiensis I-0 genome harbors these coding sequences:
- the rocF gene encoding arginase, whose product MDISILGIPMDLGAGRRGVDMGPSALRNAHLAARLRELGHAVSDLGDVDVALPETLDKHAHSGLAFLDPILDACRTTTQRLATLPADTFPLTLGGDHSVSMGTVAGGALRGGGGVGGQGARTGLIWVDAHTDYNTPGSSPSGNIHGMPVAHLTGLGDERLAALGGDWHVRPEDVVMIGIRSVDARERELLRGAGIKAYTMKDVDQLGITRIHEEALERLAHTERLHVSFDADALDPAVCPGVGTPVPGGLTYREGHLLMELLSESGRVTGMDIVEVNPVLDTRNQTAEIMVGMAASLLGQRIL is encoded by the coding sequence ATGGACATCTCTATTCTGGGCATTCCGATGGACCTCGGGGCCGGGCGGCGCGGCGTGGACATGGGCCCGTCGGCCCTGAGAAACGCCCACCTCGCCGCGCGGCTGCGGGAGCTCGGGCACGCGGTCAGCGACCTGGGCGACGTGGACGTGGCCCTGCCCGAAACGCTGGACAAGCACGCCCACAGCGGGCTGGCCTTCCTGGACCCGATCCTGGACGCCTGCCGGACGACCACGCAGCGTCTCGCCACGCTGCCGGCCGACACCTTTCCCCTGACGCTGGGGGGTGACCACAGCGTCAGCATGGGCACCGTGGCGGGCGGGGCCCTGCGCGGCGGCGGTGGAGTGGGCGGTCAGGGCGCGCGCACCGGGCTGATCTGGGTAGACGCCCACACCGACTACAACACGCCGGGCAGCAGTCCGAGCGGCAATATCCACGGCATGCCGGTCGCGCACCTCACCGGGCTGGGCGACGAGCGCCTGGCCGCACTGGGCGGAGACTGGCACGTGCGCCCCGAGGACGTGGTCATGATCGGTATCCGCAGCGTGGACGCCCGCGAGCGCGAACTGCTGCGGGGGGCGGGCATCAAGGCCTACACCATGAAGGACGTGGACCAGCTCGGCATCACCCGCATCCATGAAGAGGCGCTGGAGCGCCTGGCCCACACCGAGCGCCTGCATGTCTCCTTCGATGCCGACGCCCTGGACCCGGCCGTATGCCCCGGCGTGGGCACCCCCGTCCCCGGGGGCCTGACCTACCGCGAGGGCCACCTGCTCATGGAACTGCTCTCGGAGTCGGGGCGCGTGACCGGCATGGACATCGTGGAGGTCAACCCGGTTCTCGACACGCGCAACCAGACCGCCGAGATCATGGTGGGCATGGCCGCCAGCCTGCTGGGCCAGCGGATTCTCTGA
- a CDS encoding cation:proton antiporter, giving the protein MSLPALTALLFTLTALLSALNARFLRLPPTIGVLLGGLVLAGAVAALGALGVAQAAQVRGLLLAVPFDRLVMEGLLSFLLFASAVQTDVRALLRERGIIAGLAVVTTLVTMLALGGGLYLVTGWLGQPLTLAQALLFGAIVAPTDPVAVMPLLERAGVPERLRALVAGESLFNDGVGVAAFTVLSAAVVGSGAGTQAPLDVARIGTLLAREMLGGILLGALLGVLTARLTRLARDQATAVLLSLALVTGGYALGELAGVSAPVTVAAGGVTLILLLRVGQARRKEAGRLSLQEARDTARIRSFWEVLDQVLNAVLFVLLALEALVVHLRPELLGVGVAVALLSVAARGLGVWLPLTLYQLQARRAGPDKRQSLRARRLNLQAFAPYTRRLMTWAGLRGGVALALAFSLPAGELRDRLLFLTYVVVLFSLLGQGLTVPLLARRAVAADPDTRPAA; this is encoded by the coding sequence ATGAGCCTGCCTGCCCTGACCGCCCTGCTGTTCACGCTGACGGCGCTGCTCAGCGCGCTCAACGCCCGTTTTCTGCGGCTGCCGCCGACCATCGGGGTGCTGCTCGGCGGGCTGGTGCTGGCGGGCGCGGTGGCGGCCCTCGGGGCGCTGGGCGTGGCGCAGGCGGCGCAGGTACGCGGGCTGCTGCTGGCCGTGCCCTTCGACCGGCTGGTGATGGAAGGCCTGCTCAGTTTCCTGCTGTTCGCCAGCGCCGTGCAGACCGACGTGCGGGCGCTGCTGCGCGAGCGGGGCATCATCGCCGGGCTGGCGGTCGTGACCACCCTGGTCACCATGCTGGCCCTGGGGGGCGGCCTGTATCTCGTGACCGGCTGGCTGGGGCAGCCACTCACGCTGGCGCAGGCGCTGCTGTTCGGGGCCATCGTCGCGCCGACCGACCCGGTGGCGGTCATGCCGCTGCTGGAGCGCGCCGGGGTGCCCGAACGGCTGCGCGCCCTGGTCGCGGGCGAGAGCCTGTTCAACGACGGCGTGGGGGTGGCGGCCTTCACGGTCCTCTCGGCAGCGGTGGTCGGCAGCGGCGCGGGCACGCAGGCCCCGCTGGACGTGGCCCGCATCGGGACGTTGCTGGCACGCGAGATGCTGGGCGGCATCCTGCTGGGCGCGCTGCTGGGCGTACTCACGGCGCGGCTCACCCGGCTGGCGCGCGACCAAGCGACTGCCGTGCTGCTCTCGCTGGCGCTGGTCACGGGCGGCTACGCGCTGGGCGAACTGGCGGGCGTGTCGGCTCCGGTGACGGTGGCGGCGGGCGGCGTCACCCTGATCCTACTACTGAGGGTCGGGCAGGCGCGGCGCAAGGAAGCCGGACGGCTCTCGCTGCAAGAAGCGCGGGACACGGCGCGCATCCGCAGTTTCTGGGAGGTGCTCGATCAGGTGCTCAACGCCGTGCTGTTCGTGTTGCTGGCGCTCGAAGCCCTGGTGGTCCACCTGAGGCCCGAGCTGCTGGGCGTCGGCGTGGCCGTGGCGCTGCTGAGCGTCGCGGCGCGCGGCCTGGGGGTGTGGCTGCCCCTGACCCTCTATCAGCTTCAGGCGCGGCGGGCCGGGCCGGACAAACGCCAGTCCCTGCGGGCGCGGCGGCTCAACCTGCAGGCCTTCGCGCCCTACACCCGCCGCCTGATGACCTGGGCGGGCCTGCGCGGCGGCGTGGCGCTGGCCCTGGCCTTCAGCCTGCCGGCCGGCGAGCTGCGCGACCGTCTGCTGTTCCTGACCTACGTGGTCGTGCTGTTCAGCCTGCTGGGGCAGGGCCTGACGGTGCCGCTGCTCGCCCGGCGCGCCGTGGCCGCCGATCCTGACACGCGGCCCGCAGCATGA
- a CDS encoding metallophosphoesterase family protein: protein MRRVLVVADHAHPFVYREGFPQGLPPVDLVLAAGDLPGSYLEFLASKLPVPVVYVHGNHENEYVTEDDRRIPPRGVVAAHGRVVEAAGLRVAGWGGVPRYRAGGKGQYSDREARWGLGRLAWKARRGVDILLTHAPPEGPHAGSDYAHRGCAEINRFMLRRRPRLVVHGHIHEYEGKKLEYADESSGARVINAYGYHVLEVPVVAAPAKAARP, encoded by the coding sequence ATGCGCCGGGTGCTGGTGGTGGCCGACCACGCGCATCCCTTCGTATACCGCGAGGGCTTTCCCCAGGGACTGCCGCCGGTGGACCTCGTGCTGGCGGCGGGTGACCTGCCGGGGTCGTACCTGGAATTCCTGGCGAGCAAGCTGCCGGTGCCGGTCGTGTACGTCCACGGCAACCACGAGAACGAGTACGTGACCGAGGACGACAGGCGGATTCCTCCGCGCGGCGTGGTGGCCGCGCATGGCCGGGTCGTCGAGGCCGCCGGGCTGCGTGTGGCGGGGTGGGGCGGCGTGCCCCGCTACCGCGCGGGCGGCAAGGGGCAGTACAGCGACCGCGAGGCGCGCTGGGGCCTGGGCCGCCTGGCCTGGAAGGCCCGCCGGGGCGTGGATATCCTGCTCACGCACGCGCCGCCCGAGGGCCCACATGCGGGCAGCGACTACGCCCACCGGGGCTGCGCCGAAATCAACCGCTTCATGCTGCGCCGCCGGCCCCGGCTGGTCGTCCACGGCCACATCCACGAATACGAGGGCAAGAAGCTCGAATACGCCGACGAGTCCAGCGGCGCGCGGGTGATCAACGCCTACGGGTATCACGTGCTGGAGGTCCCGGTGGTCGCCGCGCCGGCAAAGGCAGCCCGCCCCTAG
- a CDS encoding alpha/beta fold hydrolase: MTSFDPDTDFAAEGDAQFEERLGGADLYFEVVGPAESREPALVFLHGGPGYNSYSFRALFGDRLAETLPGRRVVYLDQRGAGRSGPLEDTDQGGDTLDLDTLVGDLEAVREFLELDQIVPLGHGFGALIALEYARRYPLRTARVVVVNPWVQFPELALTLLEEASALSGTELDDPADEVRAAAPDGEHAPVGAARIEAAFSRLNARDLLNALQFRDPQSRMHLEFADTEGQLIGGGEVQQALVNQGLWEFEYPPFLQEIRRPVFVIAGAHDRTSYPEQVGWVADLAGGDVTVLDTGHYPWLDDEDAFAEALEEALTR, from the coding sequence ATGACCTCTTTTGACCCCGACACCGACTTCGCCGCCGAGGGCGACGCCCAGTTCGAGGAGCGGCTGGGCGGCGCAGACCTGTATTTCGAGGTGGTCGGCCCAGCCGAGAGCCGCGAGCCTGCGCTCGTGTTCCTGCACGGGGGGCCGGGCTACAACAGCTACTCCTTCCGGGCGCTGTTCGGAGACCGGCTGGCCGAGACGCTGCCCGGTCGCCGGGTGGTGTACCTCGACCAGCGGGGGGCCGGGCGCAGTGGGCCGCTGGAAGACACCGACCAGGGCGGCGACACGCTGGACCTCGACACGCTGGTGGGCGACCTGGAGGCCGTGCGCGAGTTCCTGGAACTGGACCAGATCGTGCCGCTGGGCCACGGCTTCGGGGCCCTGATCGCGCTGGAATACGCCCGGCGCTACCCCCTGCGCACGGCGCGCGTGGTCGTGGTCAACCCCTGGGTCCAGTTTCCCGAACTGGCGCTGACCCTCCTGGAAGAGGCTTCGGCCCTGAGCGGCACGGAACTGGACGACCCCGCCGACGAGGTGCGCGCCGCCGCTCCGGACGGCGAACACGCCCCGGTGGGCGCGGCGCGTATCGAGGCGGCGTTCTCGCGCCTCAACGCCCGCGACCTGCTCAACGCCCTGCAATTCCGCGACCCGCAGAGCCGCATGCACCTGGAATTCGCCGACACCGAGGGCCAGCTCATCGGCGGCGGCGAGGTGCAGCAGGCGCTCGTCAACCAGGGCCTCTGGGAGTTCGAGTACCCGCCCTTCCTGCAGGAGATCCGCCGCCCGGTGTTCGTGATCGCGGGCGCGCACGACCGCACGAGCTACCCCGAGCAGGTGGGCTGGGTGGCCGACCTCGCGGGGGGCGACGTGACGGTACTCGACACCGGCCATTACCCCTGGCTCGACGACGAGGACGCCTTTGCCGAGGCGCTCGAGGAAGCCCTGACGCGCTGA
- a CDS encoding RBBP9/YdeN family alpha/beta hydrolase, translating into MTPHLVIVPGLGGSGPGHWQRRWQEQYGAAWVEQDDPDAPTPQAWADRLHQVIAQTPGDLVLVGHSCGVLTIVHWAQLYGGHERVRGALLVAPIDPEQADMAQLAPAVCAMAPLPLSPLPFPAMVVASDNDPYVGAARAEAFAAAWEAEYVPAGEVGHINIASGHGPWPEGEILLSEALHAWTPPDIVRF; encoded by the coding sequence ATGACCCCCCATCTCGTGATCGTGCCCGGTCTGGGCGGCAGCGGCCCCGGCCACTGGCAGCGGCGCTGGCAGGAGCAGTACGGCGCCGCCTGGGTCGAGCAGGACGACCCCGACGCCCCGACCCCCCAGGCCTGGGCCGACCGGCTGCATCAGGTGATCGCGCAGACCCCCGGCGACCTGGTGCTGGTGGGGCACTCCTGCGGCGTGCTGACCATTGTCCACTGGGCGCAGCTGTACGGCGGCCACGAGCGGGTGCGCGGCGCGCTGCTCGTCGCGCCCATCGACCCCGAACAGGCCGACATGGCGCAGCTCGCCCCGGCGGTGTGCGCCATGGCCCCGCTGCCGCTGTCGCCGCTGCCCTTTCCGGCGATGGTGGTCGCCAGCGACAACGATCCCTATGTGGGCGCCGCGCGGGCCGAGGCCTTCGCCGCCGCCTGGGAGGCCGAGTACGTCCCGGCCGGCGAGGTCGGGCACATCAACATCGCCAGTGGGCACGGTCCCTGGCCCGAGGGCGAAATCCTGCTGTCCGAGGCCCTGCACGCCTGGACTCCGCCGGACATCGTGCGGTTCTAG
- the trxA gene encoding thioredoxin, producing MKPVELTDTNFTSEISEGLTLVDFWAPWCGPCRIIAPVIEELAGQYEGRVKVGKVNVDDNPQTSGQFRVMSIPTMILFKDGQPVEGMVGAQPKRAFESLLDKHLQPAVTN from the coding sequence ATGAAGCCTGTGGAACTCACGGACACCAACTTTACGAGCGAGATCAGCGAGGGCCTGACCCTGGTGGATTTCTGGGCCCCCTGGTGCGGTCCCTGCCGCATCATCGCCCCGGTCATCGAGGAGCTCGCCGGCCAGTACGAGGGCCGCGTCAAGGTCGGTAAGGTCAACGTGGACGACAACCCCCAGACCTCGGGCCAGTTCCGGGTCATGAGCATCCCCACCATGATCCTGTTCAAGGACGGCCAGCCGGTCGAGGGCATGGTCGGGGCGCAGCCCAAGCGCGCCTTCGAGTCGCTGCTCGACAAGCACCTCCAGCCCGCCGTCACCAACTGA
- a CDS encoding DUF309 domain-containing protein, whose translation MTREEAGPWAELRPELRRGAELFDAGEWWEAHEAWEGEWMRAQGDERRFIQALILLAAALHKRWKMGSVTHRNFHKAAAYLDTLPGQYGGVDLVALRAGVWAALNAEGQRPQIARART comes from the coding sequence ATGACCAGGGAAGAGGCCGGGCCGTGGGCGGAGCTGCGGCCCGAGCTGAGACGCGGCGCCGAACTGTTCGACGCGGGCGAATGGTGGGAAGCCCACGAGGCCTGGGAGGGCGAATGGATGCGCGCGCAGGGCGACGAGCGCCGGTTCATCCAGGCGCTGATCCTGCTCGCCGCCGCGCTGCACAAGCGCTGGAAGATGGGCAGCGTCACGCACCGAAACTTCCACAAGGCGGCCGCCTACCTCGATACGCTGCCGGGCCAGTACGGCGGCGTGGACCTCGTGGCCCTGCGCGCCGGGGTGTGGGCCGCGCTGAACGCCGAGGGCCAGCGCCCCCAGATCGCGCGGGCGCGGACATGA
- a CDS encoding NYN domain-containing protein, with protein MTERIALFIDGANVYAAAKRLGWNFDHRKILEHFAAYGTLHNAFYYTAVPLPMDDKQKRFIDALTYMGYTVRTRPLREATDEHGDTYRRASLDIELVTDLLTGADRYDVAVLLTGDGDFERPVEALRARGKRVVVACIPEMTSYELRNAADEYVDFKDIRAEVERPGYRLPSEGGRGEGQQRPFYATPAALSGGDER; from the coding sequence ATGACAGAACGCATTGCACTTTTTATTGACGGAGCCAACGTATACGCGGCGGCCAAGCGCCTCGGCTGGAACTTCGACCACCGCAAGATCCTGGAGCATTTCGCGGCTTACGGCACGCTGCACAACGCCTTCTACTACACGGCCGTGCCTCTGCCGATGGACGACAAGCAGAAGCGGTTCATCGACGCGCTGACCTATATGGGGTACACCGTGCGGACCCGGCCGCTGCGCGAGGCGACCGACGAGCACGGCGACACCTACCGCCGCGCGAGCCTGGATATCGAACTCGTGACCGACCTGCTCACGGGGGCCGACCGCTACGACGTGGCGGTGCTCCTGACCGGCGACGGCGACTTCGAGCGCCCGGTCGAGGCCCTGCGCGCGCGCGGCAAGCGTGTGGTCGTGGCCTGTATTCCCGAGATGACCAGCTACGAGCTGCGCAACGCCGCCGACGAGTACGTGGATTTCAAGGACATCCGCGCGGAGGTCGAGCGTCCCGGCTACCGCCTGCCCAGCGAGGGTGGCCGCGGCGAGGGCCAGCAGCGGCCCTTCTATGCCACCCCGGCCGCCCTGAGCGGGGGCGATGAGCGCTAA
- the plsX gene encoding phosphate acyltransferase PlsX: MSAKAPAGLPIALDAAGGDHGVGPNVEGAVQAARGGVGVLLVGPRVALHAELGKHAGSAALPIEVVEAADVIGMDEHASDVRSRKEASINVCTALVKEGRAAAAVSMGHSGATMASALLTLGRIKGVDRPAILTHLPAQGGFTTLLDVGANADVKAAYLAQWARLATVYLRVVEDRENPTVGLLSIGEEDHKGSALVVEAHGLLRAAHGQGVNFHGNVEGRDILRGTTDIVVTDGFTGNVVLKLAEGEAKVLFGWVREALGSTLKSKVGGLLVRGALRGLAERMDPSTYGASILLGVRGLTFIGHGSADARAVKNALLRAERAHEAQLVARLEAALAGETPQSV; encoded by the coding sequence ATGAGCGCTAAGGCTCCGGCGGGGCTGCCCATCGCGCTCGACGCGGCGGGGGGCGACCACGGCGTCGGCCCCAACGTCGAGGGCGCGGTGCAGGCCGCGCGCGGCGGCGTGGGCGTGCTGCTCGTCGGCCCCCGCGTGGCCCTGCACGCCGAACTGGGCAAGCACGCGGGCAGCGCGGCCCTGCCCATCGAGGTGGTCGAGGCCGCCGACGTGATCGGCATGGACGAGCACGCCAGCGACGTGCGCAGCCGCAAGGAGGCGAGCATCAACGTCTGCACGGCCCTGGTCAAGGAGGGGCGCGCCGCCGCCGCCGTGAGCATGGGCCACAGCGGCGCGACGATGGCCTCGGCGCTGCTCACCCTGGGCCGCATCAAGGGTGTGGACCGTCCCGCCATCCTGACGCACCTGCCGGCGCAGGGCGGCTTCACGACGCTGCTCGACGTGGGGGCCAACGCCGACGTGAAGGCCGCCTACCTCGCGCAGTGGGCGCGGCTGGCGACCGTGTACCTGCGGGTGGTCGAGGACCGAGAGAATCCCACGGTCGGCCTGCTCTCCATTGGGGAGGAGGACCACAAGGGCAGCGCGCTGGTCGTCGAGGCCCACGGGCTGCTGCGCGCGGCGCACGGCCAGGGCGTCAACTTCCACGGCAACGTCGAGGGCCGCGACATCCTGCGCGGCACGACCGACATCGTCGTGACCGACGGCTTTACCGGCAACGTGGTCCTCAAGCTGGCCGAGGGCGAGGCCAAGGTGCTGTTCGGCTGGGTCCGCGAAGCCCTGGGCAGCACCCTCAAGAGCAAGGTGGGCGGCCTGCTCGTGCGCGGGGCGCTGCGTGGGCTGGCCGAGCGCATGGACCCCAGCACCTACGGCGCGAGCATCCTGCTGGGCGTGCGCGGCCTGACCTTCATCGGGCATGGCAGCGCCGACGCCCGCGCGGTGAAAAACGCCCTGCTGCGCGCTGAGCGTGCCCACGAGGCGCAGCTCGTCGCGCGGCTTGAGGCGGCGCTGGCGGGGGAGACGCCCCAGAGCGTCTGA
- a CDS encoding mechanosensitive ion channel family protein, translating to MWEQLQTQFAKPQVWIGLGLTLIVAYALYRFGRTLLRRIEPHLSRPLSLGLRVVWTLTVVVGWLSVATHVAYLPNVPVLFDLGQDIMGGFRNSAGQTVVIVALALIAWNFVGLVSRRVVPDQEFNRRSVRVQTLKGAVESTLKVAIAIVSVIAGLQALGINANSLLAGVSVLGLAVGFGAQSLVRDVFTGFFILLEDQYGVGDVITVNGGVLSGGVEKLNLRVTTLRAMDGTVHIIPNGQINTVSVSSKDWSRVVATVDVTYNANVDEALKVLERVSEEIYKDEEWNGFFLEAPEQQGVTQLAPDGVTLRALFKVQPKSQYAIGREFNRRIKIAMDERGIEIPSPQRGVTFGDRPLEIRLVRSPETRGGPEGQDRTHSPVKPALTREPEEGELT from the coding sequence ATGTGGGAACAGCTTCAGACACAATTCGCCAAGCCCCAGGTCTGGATCGGCCTGGGGCTGACCCTGATCGTGGCCTACGCCCTGTACCGCTTCGGGCGCACGCTGCTGCGGCGCATCGAGCCGCACCTGAGCCGCCCGCTCTCGCTGGGGCTCCGGGTGGTGTGGACACTGACGGTCGTGGTGGGCTGGCTGTCGGTCGCCACCCACGTCGCGTATCTGCCCAACGTGCCGGTGCTGTTCGACCTCGGGCAGGACATCATGGGGGGCTTCCGCAACAGCGCGGGGCAGACGGTGGTCATCGTGGCGCTGGCCCTCATCGCCTGGAATTTCGTGGGGCTGGTCAGCCGCCGGGTCGTGCCCGACCAGGAATTCAACCGCCGCAGCGTGCGCGTGCAGACCCTCAAGGGCGCGGTCGAGAGCACCCTCAAGGTCGCCATCGCCATCGTGAGCGTCATCGCGGGGCTTCAGGCGCTGGGCATCAACGCCAACAGCCTGCTCGCGGGCGTCTCGGTGCTGGGCCTCGCGGTGGGTTTCGGCGCCCAGAGCCTCGTGCGCGACGTGTTCACGGGCTTTTTCATCCTGCTCGAGGACCAGTACGGCGTGGGCGACGTGATCACGGTGAACGGCGGGGTGCTGTCGGGCGGCGTCGAGAAACTCAATCTGCGCGTGACCACCCTGCGGGCGATGGACGGCACGGTCCACATCATCCCCAACGGCCAGATCAACACGGTCAGCGTGAGCAGCAAGGACTGGTCGCGCGTGGTCGCCACCGTGGACGTGACCTACAACGCCAATGTGGACGAGGCCCTGAAGGTGCTGGAGCGCGTGAGCGAGGAGATCTACAAGGACGAGGAGTGGAACGGCTTTTTTCTGGAGGCTCCCGAGCAGCAGGGCGTCACGCAGCTCGCGCCCGACGGCGTGACCCTGCGCGCGCTGTTCAAGGTGCAGCCCAAGAGCCAGTACGCCATCGGGCGCGAGTTCAACCGCCGCATCAAGATCGCCATGGACGAGCGGGGCATCGAGATTCCCTCGCCCCAGCGCGGCGTGACCTTCGGCGACCGGCCGCTGGAAATCCGGCTGGTGCGCAGCCCCGAGACGCGCGGCGGCCCCGAGGGACAGGACCGGACCCACTCGCCGGTGAAACCCGCCCTGACCCGCGAGCCCGAAGAAGGCGAACTGACCTGA
- a CDS encoding YIP1 family protein → MTRPSTAQLQDMFTQSTAVLVQPSPQTFERFERRGGLNQALMYVVVAALVSAVIAGFFGIFHSGVNPLTQFFSRLIGIPLQFFAFTGLVYFIGRSLFRGTGTYPEVAYSFALFYVPLSILGTLIGIIPIIGGLAGFVIAVAMIYFGYLASQSSLNLRDPVSAVVTLVLSGLAYLVLGLILAGIF, encoded by the coding sequence ATGACGCGCCCCTCCACCGCCCAGTTGCAGGACATGTTCACCCAGAGCACCGCCGTTCTCGTGCAGCCCAGTCCGCAGACCTTCGAGCGTTTCGAGCGCCGGGGCGGGCTGAATCAGGCCCTGATGTACGTGGTGGTGGCCGCCCTCGTGTCGGCCGTCATCGCGGGCTTCTTCGGCATCTTCCACAGCGGCGTCAACCCGCTGACCCAGTTCTTCAGCCGCCTGATCGGTATTCCCCTCCAGTTCTTCGCCTTCACGGGACTGGTGTACTTCATCGGGCGCTCGCTGTTCCGGGGCACCGGCACCTACCCCGAAGTCGCCTACTCCTTCGCGCTGTTCTATGTGCCCCTGAGCATTCTCGGTACCCTCATCGGCATCATTCCGATTATCGGCGGGCTGGCGGGCTTCGTGATCGCCGTCGCCATGATCTACTTCGGCTACCTCGCCTCGCAGTCGAGCCTGAACCTGCGCGATCCCGTCAGCGCGGTCGTCACGCTGGTCCTCTCGGGCCTGGCCTACCTCGTGCTGGGTCTGATCCTCGCCGGCATCTTCTGA
- a CDS encoding transglutaminase family protein, translated as MRCEIRHTTEYHYPKPAWDSFNQVRLHPIQEVRQTLRSFHLNVTPEAEVTSHKDYFGAIVHHVHVHEPHTHLLIEAQALVDTHPVTLPLPAPMSVLRGVRSQHTEFLVPSPRVPAGPWPELFGVARPGPDDDLPAFLMSLTTTLYRMFTYDPKATTVSTPLAEFAQLKRGVCQDFTHAMLGITRQLGVPARYVSGYLYSGGEMLGAEATHAWVECLIPGYGWLGYDPTNNCLAGEKHIKIGHGREYSDVSPVRGTYYGGGQGKLDVAVHVYGEQ; from the coding sequence ATGCGCTGCGAGATCCGGCACACCACCGAGTACCACTACCCCAAACCGGCCTGGGATTCCTTCAACCAGGTGCGGCTGCACCCCATCCAGGAGGTGCGCCAGACCCTGCGCTCCTTTCACCTGAACGTGACCCCGGAGGCCGAGGTCACCTCGCACAAGGACTACTTCGGGGCCATCGTGCACCACGTCCATGTCCACGAACCGCACACGCACCTCCTGATCGAGGCGCAGGCGCTGGTGGACACCCACCCCGTCACCCTGCCGCTGCCCGCCCCCATGAGCGTGCTGCGCGGCGTCCGCAGCCAGCACACCGAGTTCCTGGTGCCCAGCCCGCGCGTGCCCGCCGGGCCGTGGCCGGAGCTGTTCGGGGTTGCCCGTCCCGGCCCCGACGACGACCTCCCGGCCTTTCTGATGTCGCTGACCACCACGCTCTACCGCATGTTCACCTACGACCCCAAGGCGACCACGGTCAGCACGCCGCTGGCCGAGTTCGCGCAGCTCAAGCGGGGGGTGTGCCAGGACTTTACCCACGCCATGCTGGGCATCACGCGGCAGCTCGGCGTGCCGGCGCGCTACGTCAGCGGCTACCTGTACAGCGGCGGCGAGATGCTGGGGGCCGAGGCCACCCACGCCTGGGTCGAGTGCCTGATTCCCGGTTACGGCTGGCTGGGCTACGACCCCACCAACAACTGCCTGGCGGGCGAAAAGCACATCAAGATCGGGCACGGCCGCGAGTACAGCGACGTGTCGCCCGTGCGCGGCACCTACTACGGCGGGGGTCAGGGCAAACTCGACGTGGCGGTCCACGTCTACGGCGAGCAGTAA
- a CDS encoding alpha-E domain-containing protein yields the protein MLLLSRLAENLFWIGRYVERAENTARLLNVNYYATLETAGRAREYWMPLLELTGGDTELRAKYGRLDARAISSWLAFDRDNPSSIASSVARARENARGLRDRLPSEMWETLNRSYLSLCFGNEAVLDRDGLFEYCAAARDASQFFFGIAFATLPRDEGWSFLRAGQMLERGDNTLRVLQSRYRGIDASLVTDPAGRALQEQRWVSVLKGSSAYEAYRKRVHTGIDIHQIGEFLLLDEYFPRSARYSAENLYDALAQIERVHPGQHPEITRLSRWLVARLQYSRITDILENDDPSLEELLGDFNRVGAAINAAYFQQE from the coding sequence ATGCTGCTGCTCTCGCGTCTGGCCGAGAACCTGTTCTGGATCGGGCGGTATGTCGAGCGGGCCGAAAACACCGCCCGGCTGCTGAACGTCAACTATTACGCGACCCTGGAGACCGCCGGGCGCGCCCGCGAGTACTGGATGCCGCTGCTCGAACTCACGGGCGGCGACACCGAACTGCGGGCCAAGTACGGCCGCCTCGACGCCCGCGCCATCAGCTCGTGGCTGGCGTTCGACCGCGACAACCCCAGTTCCATCGCCAGCAGCGTGGCACGCGCCCGCGAGAATGCGCGCGGCCTGCGCGACCGCCTGCCCAGCGAGATGTGGGAAACCCTGAACCGCAGCTACCTGAGCCTGTGCTTCGGCAACGAGGCGGTGCTCGACCGCGACGGCCTGTTCGAGTACTGCGCGGCCGCCCGCGACGCCTCGCAGTTCTTCTTCGGGATCGCCTTCGCCACGTTGCCGCGCGACGAGGGCTGGTCCTTCCTGCGTGCCGGGCAGATGCTCGAACGCGGGGACAACACCCTGCGCGTGTTGCAGAGCCGCTACCGGGGCATCGACGCCAGCCTCGTGACCGACCCGGCCGGGCGCGCCCTCCAGGAGCAGCGCTGGGTCAGCGTCCTGAAGGGATCGAGCGCCTACGAGGCCTACCGCAAGCGGGTCCACACCGGCATCGACATCCACCAGATCGGAGAATTTCTGCTGCTCGACGAGTATTTTCCGCGCAGCGCCCGCTACAGCGCCGAGAACCTGTACGACGCCCTCGCGCAGATCGAGCGCGTGCATCCGGGCCAGCACCCCGAGATCACGCGGCTGTCGCGCTGGCTGGTCGCGCGGCTCCAGTACTCGCGCATCACCGACATCCTGGAAAACGACGACCCCTCGCTCGAAGAGCTGCTGGGCGACTTCAACCGGGTGGGGGCGGCCATCAACGCGGCCTATTTCCAGCAGGAATAG